From a region of the Desulfovibrio legallii genome:
- a CDS encoding AMIN domain-containing protein — translation MNKAILSLLLAVCILGMALIMLNDRLRGPGVTPPPADLAAPATVDALPAVVPPASPQAAAPEAVRPAVQPLDADEPPAPLSAPQALPGAAPQATTTQPPAMQTTAQAERQAPAAPRPEPMEQPRPHTAAQTAPKPAPTAKAEAPKPAPATKAEAAKPAPAQQAITRFVIFSRETGATVRLVGNRPLVYKPMQLTGPHRVVVDLDGTWQIKAPGVPKNPLVTNVRIGKMGDRTRVVIDLTAKPQKTRYTLSKDKRTLDIRVDQ, via the coding sequence ATGAACAAAGCCATTCTCAGTCTGTTACTGGCCGTTTGCATTCTCGGCATGGCCCTCATTATGCTCAACGACCGTCTGCGCGGGCCGGGCGTGACGCCGCCGCCCGCAGACTTGGCCGCTCCGGCCACAGTCGACGCGCTTCCGGCCGTCGTGCCGCCGGCGTCACCGCAGGCTGCAGCCCCAGAGGCCGTGCGGCCGGCGGTGCAGCCACTGGACGCAGACGAACCCCCCGCGCCCCTGTCGGCTCCGCAGGCTCTGCCGGGCGCAGCCCCCCAGGCGACGACAACCCAGCCCCCGGCAATGCAGACGACGGCTCAAGCGGAGCGCCAGGCCCCGGCCGCGCCCCGGCCCGAACCCATGGAGCAACCCCGCCCCCACACTGCGGCGCAAACGGCCCCGAAGCCCGCTCCAACCGCCAAGGCTGAAGCTCCGAAGCCCGCTCCGGCCACCAAAGCTGAAGCCGCCAAGCCCGCGCCGGCGCAACAGGCCATCACCCGTTTTGTGATTTTTTCCAGAGAAACGGGCGCCACAGTGCGCTTGGTCGGCAATAGGCCTCTGGTCTACAAGCCTATGCAGCTCACCGGCCCGCACAGGGTAGTGGTGGATTTGGACGGCACATGGCAGATCAAGGCCCCGGGCGTGCCCAAAAATCCCTTGGTGACCAACGTGCGTATCGGCAAAATGGGCGACAGAACCCGCGTGGTCATTGACCTGACGGCCAAGCCCCAAAAAACGCGCTACACACTTTCCAAGGACAAGCGTACCCTGGATATCCGTGTGGACCAGTAA
- a CDS encoding helix-turn-helix domain-containing protein: protein MQVYPYLAEALAEVIEALRTERGMTKSSLAERASLERRYLREIEQRLKRPTVNAVYAICDALEVPPEDFFQRVSREIEKKKRSRSLCAQTSLRTGQ from the coding sequence ATGCAAGTGTACCCTTATCTGGCTGAAGCTCTTGCGGAAGTCATCGAGGCTCTGCGCACGGAGCGGGGCATGACCAAATCGTCGCTGGCAGAGAGGGCCAGTCTTGAACGGCGCTACTTGCGCGAGATTGAGCAGCGATTGAAGCGACCTACGGTCAATGCCGTCTATGCCATCTGTGATGCGCTGGAGGTGCCGCCCGAAGATTTTTTTCAGCGGGTAAGCCGGGAAATTGAAAAAAAGAAACGCTCCAGATCCCTGTGTGCGCAGACAAGCCTGCGCACGGGGCAATAG
- a CDS encoding tetratricopeptide repeat protein, whose translation MRQPKFSGVHSLSTGWKDDRRKILFFVWELPDGAYAVQELDSALQPLAAAERISTRAFRKNFCLEPEVLVMPMANPDPALWQPSGKVAQQPLAAVQAPATTQTQASSPATPPLQAAREAARQAQSARGAAARRLVAPQPAATQPSDTPYAATPQAHAAARLTVRTAGPTAAGPDVRVARQAAPPTLFEPGATAPAGQAFDLQRAHLARLTEDNLRETFRQTLLRLKRPKERQAALAALEQLAQTNENITPGHKHMFRDFGVRLRQNALPDLALLFSRKAVELAPDDDHAHFNLARILCLLGRYDEAASHVRTAIHMDAQEPVYIRMLAHIRKEKLQHKGSAAPSTPH comes from the coding sequence ATGCGTCAGCCTAAATTCTCCGGCGTGCACTCCCTGTCCACGGGCTGGAAGGACGACCGCCGCAAGATCCTCTTCTTTGTCTGGGAACTGCCGGACGGCGCCTACGCCGTGCAGGAACTGGACTCCGCGCTGCAGCCTCTGGCGGCAGCCGAGCGCATCAGCACCCGAGCCTTTCGCAAAAATTTTTGCCTGGAACCCGAAGTGTTGGTCATGCCTATGGCCAATCCTGACCCGGCCCTCTGGCAGCCCAGCGGCAAGGTCGCACAGCAGCCGCTGGCCGCAGTGCAGGCCCCAGCCACGACACAGACGCAAGCCTCCAGCCCGGCGACACCGCCACTACAGGCCGCCCGCGAGGCTGCACGGCAGGCGCAGTCTGCCCGTGGAGCAGCTGCCCGGCGTCTGGTGGCCCCGCAGCCGGCCGCGACCCAGCCATCGGACACCCCGTATGCGGCGACGCCGCAGGCTCACGCGGCCGCCCGTCTGACTGTGCGCACGGCAGGCCCCACAGCGGCCGGCCCTGACGTCCGCGTGGCGCGCCAGGCTGCCCCCCCAACCCTTTTCGAGCCCGGCGCGACTGCCCCTGCAGGACAGGCTTTTGATCTGCAAAGGGCGCATCTGGCCCGGCTGACGGAAGATAATCTGCGGGAAACCTTCCGCCAGACCCTGCTCAGACTCAAACGTCCCAAAGAACGCCAGGCGGCGCTGGCCGCTCTGGAACAATTGGCTCAGACCAACGAAAACATCACCCCCGGGCACAAACATATGTTCCGGGATTTTGGCGTGCGCCTGCGGCAAAACGCTCTGCCTGACCTGGCCCTGCTGTTCAGCCGCAAGGCCGTAGAGCTGGCCCCGGACGACGACCACGCCCACTTCAATCTGGCCCGCATCCTCTGCCTCCTGGGCCGTTACGACGAGGCGGCCAGCCATGTCCGCACCGCCATCCACATGGATGCCCAGGAGCCCGTTTACATCAGGATGCTCGCCCATATCCGCAAGGAAAAGCTGCAGCACAAAGGGAGCGCCGCCCCCTCGACGCCGCACTGA
- the hypB gene encoding hydrogenase nickel incorporation protein HypB, giving the protein MQIPVVRNVLEANEKMAAHVRRLLSDKGILTLNLISSPGAGKTTLLERTLRDLAGEFRMAVVEGDLQTDNDARRVAATGAQAVQINTDGGCHLDSNMVLTALESLNLDGVDILFIENVGNLVCPVEFDCGEDAKVALLSVTEGDDKPEKYPLLFNLAKAMVLNKIDLLPYVDFDLARARRFAAKLNEHIDIFEVSCRNSQGLEGWYNWLRRMRAAKKAA; this is encoded by the coding sequence ATGCAGATTCCTGTAGTGCGCAATGTGCTTGAAGCCAATGAAAAAATGGCTGCCCATGTGCGGCGGCTGCTCTCGGACAAGGGGATTCTGACCCTTAATCTGATCAGTTCGCCCGGCGCCGGCAAAACCACGCTGCTGGAGCGGACGCTGCGCGACCTTGCGGGCGAGTTTCGCATGGCCGTGGTGGAAGGGGATCTGCAAACGGACAACGACGCCCGCCGCGTGGCCGCCACGGGTGCGCAGGCCGTGCAGATCAATACCGACGGCGGCTGTCACCTGGACAGCAATATGGTGCTTACCGCCCTGGAAAGCCTGAACCTTGACGGTGTGGACATCCTGTTTATTGAAAATGTGGGCAACCTGGTCTGTCCGGTGGAATTTGACTGCGGCGAAGACGCCAAGGTGGCCCTTTTAAGCGTGACTGAAGGGGACGACAAGCCGGAGAAATATCCCTTGCTGTTCAACTTGGCCAAGGCCATGGTGCTCAACAAAATAGACCTGCTGCCCTATGTGGATTTTGACCTGGCCCGTGCCCGGCGTTTTGCCGCAAAGCTCAATGAACATATTGATATTTTTGAGGTTTCCTGCCGTAATAGCCAGGGCCTTGAGGGCTGGTACAACTGGCTCCGGCGCATGCGTGCGGCCAAGAAGGCGGCCTGA
- a CDS encoding SPOR domain-containing protein, whose protein sequence is MPQVVLQSRNSDAESKACFCLRPAAVVAACFLLAAAVVLAYLGGVMSGRASWRSQALQAQAARQAAPEDAAAGDKDAKQADAEQGAGQGILAPEDLRFARVLRGESLPPAKTAPVAAAAAQAVVPAGPKSAGRESAPGQTAAQTAAPGGTGQGAAAVQATSPAPAAFAASAQPTPGAMSDYVFQVGAFKDADSVDGLRQRLEGRGLRTRMERSGKLYVVLVLLRGDQARAAEVVHTAESMGLGKPIQRSRKPVPVQN, encoded by the coding sequence ATGCCTCAGGTCGTTCTTCAGTCCCGAAACTCTGACGCCGAATCCAAAGCCTGTTTCTGTCTGCGCCCTGCAGCTGTGGTGGCCGCCTGTTTTTTGCTGGCGGCGGCGGTGGTGCTGGCCTATCTGGGCGGGGTCATGAGCGGCAGGGCCTCCTGGCGCAGCCAGGCCCTCCAGGCGCAGGCGGCGCGGCAAGCGGCCCCGGAGGACGCTGCCGCCGGTGACAAGGATGCAAAGCAGGCCGATGCAGAACAGGGGGCGGGGCAGGGCATTCTGGCTCCGGAAGATCTGCGCTTTGCCCGTGTGCTGCGGGGCGAGAGCCTGCCCCCGGCCAAAACGGCCCCGGTGGCGGCTGCCGCCGCTCAGGCCGTTGTGCCCGCTGGTCCCAAAAGCGCGGGGCGAGAGTCTGCTCCCGGCCAGACGGCCGCACAGACAGCCGCCCCCGGCGGCACGGGGCAGGGCGCGGCTGCCGTGCAGGCGACCTCTCCGGCGCCTGCGGCCTTTGCGGCGTCTGCCCAGCCCACTCCCGGCGCCATGTCCGACTATGTCTTTCAGGTGGGCGCTTTCAAGGATGCGGACAGTGTGGACGGCCTGCGCCAGCGCCTGGAAGGCCGGGGGCTGCGTACCCGCATGGAACGATCCGGCAAACTCTATGTGGTGCTGGTTCTGTTGCGCGGCGACCAGGCCAGGGCCGCCGAAGTGGTGCACACCGCAGAAAGCATGGGCCTCGGCAAGCCCATTCAACGCAGTCGTAAACCTGTCCCCGTACAGAACTAG
- a CDS encoding peptidoglycan glycosyltransferase — MPFSCFRLLFLLLPILLSAGAPCAAHANPAAGRPPQLLRIVNNSGADVLNLCVTHQRQVQYVRLDMPPKGSDLVENPGGTADLRVDTGLALWHFAAIPLDKARALTFSGGDPLVLQIALRPEGQRRLTGQATPLLPGPDHSPVCHLDQFRPGMTMRDVCALLDPHPPRDDNGAVLTSLGFAGMLWAARLSPGTDEGGVGTDRLDHLELRRPLDAPTLDKLFDALYAQGYAPWQAELPGLDMNFTEMTGLSAQRQKALLRRTVDDFMTADVGEATIMLAPATLLPALDDADTPHGDVQLFTLTLRLVSHSLIVDVAAYQGGEGGR; from the coding sequence ATGCCCTTCAGCTGCTTCCGTCTTTTGTTTCTGCTGCTTCCGATTCTGCTGTCGGCCGGCGCGCCCTGTGCGGCCCACGCCAATCCAGCGGCCGGTCGCCCGCCGCAGTTGCTGCGCATTGTCAACAACAGCGGGGCAGACGTGCTGAACCTGTGCGTCACGCACCAGAGGCAGGTGCAGTACGTACGTCTGGATATGCCCCCCAAGGGCAGCGACCTGGTGGAAAATCCCGGCGGGACGGCGGACCTGCGCGTGGATACGGGCTTGGCTCTCTGGCATTTTGCGGCCATACCCCTGGACAAAGCGCGCGCGCTGACCTTCAGCGGCGGGGATCCGCTGGTTCTGCAGATCGCCCTGCGGCCGGAAGGCCAGCGCCGGCTTACAGGGCAGGCAACCCCGTTATTGCCCGGCCCGGATCACAGTCCCGTATGCCACCTGGACCAGTTCCGCCCCGGCATGACCATGCGGGACGTCTGCGCCCTGCTGGACCCCCACCCCCCACGCGACGACAACGGTGCCGTGCTAACCAGCCTGGGCTTTGCCGGCATGCTCTGGGCGGCGCGCCTTTCGCCGGGCACGGACGAAGGCGGCGTGGGCACGGACCGCCTGGATCACCTGGAACTGCGCCGTCCCCTGGACGCGCCCACGCTGGACAAGCTGTTTGACGCCCTCTATGCCCAGGGCTACGCGCCCTGGCAGGCGGAACTGCCCGGCCTGGACATGAATTTTACGGAAATGACCGGCCTGAGCGCACAACGCCAAAAGGCCCTGCTGCGCCGCACGGTGGACGACTTCATGACCGCCGACGTGGGCGAGGCCACCATCATGCTGGCCCCTGCAACCCTGCTGCCCGCCCTGGATGACGCAGACACGCCCCACGGCGACGTGCAGCTTTTTACCCTGACCCTGCGCCTCGTTTCCCACAGTCTTATTGTGGACGTGGCCGCCTATCAGGGCGGCGAAGGCGGCCGCTGA
- a CDS encoding catalase → MPQDPKLTTNAGAPVADNNRVLTAGPRGPMLLQDVWFLEKLAHFDREVIPERRMHAKGSGAYGTFTVTHDISRYTRAAMFAQVGKKTELFARFSTVAGERGAADAERDIRGFALKFYTEEGNWDLVGNNTPVFFLRDPLKFPDLNHVVKRNPHTNMHSNTDNWDFWTLLPEALHQVTVVMSDRGIPASYRHMHGFGSHTFSCINAQNERFWVKFHFKTQQGIKNLTDAEAQELVGRDRDSHQRDLFEHIEKGDFPRWTMFVQVMPEADAAKLPYHPFDLTKVWYHKDCPMLEVGVLELNRNPENYFAEVEQAAFNPANVVPGIGFSPDKMLQGRLFSYGDAQRYRLGVNHHLIPVNRARCPFHSYHRDGQMRVDGNYGGLTNYEPNSHGVWQENPQAAEPPLNIEGDADHWPFPCDDADYFEQPGKLFRLMTPEQQEALFGNTARAMAGVPKDIQLRHIHHCAKADPAYGAGVAKALGIPEAEI, encoded by the coding sequence ATGCCGCAAGATCCCAAACTCACCACCAACGCCGGCGCCCCCGTAGCGGACAACAACCGGGTGCTCACAGCCGGCCCGCGCGGCCCCATGCTGTTGCAGGACGTCTGGTTTCTGGAAAAACTGGCCCATTTCGACCGTGAGGTCATCCCGGAACGACGCATGCACGCCAAGGGTTCCGGCGCCTACGGCACGTTTACTGTCACGCACGACATCTCCCGCTACACCCGTGCCGCCATGTTCGCCCAGGTGGGCAAAAAAACCGAGCTCTTTGCCCGCTTTTCCACAGTGGCCGGCGAGCGCGGCGCGGCCGATGCCGAACGCGACATCCGCGGCTTTGCCCTTAAATTTTATACGGAGGAAGGCAACTGGGACCTGGTGGGCAACAATACCCCCGTGTTCTTTTTGCGTGACCCGCTGAAATTTCCCGACCTCAACCATGTGGTCAAGCGCAATCCGCACACCAACATGCACAGTAATACGGACAACTGGGACTTCTGGACCTTGCTGCCGGAGGCGCTGCACCAGGTGACCGTGGTCATGAGCGACAGGGGCATTCCCGCTTCCTACCGCCACATGCACGGTTTCGGCAGCCATACCTTCAGTTGCATCAACGCTCAGAACGAACGCTTCTGGGTCAAATTCCACTTCAAAACGCAGCAAGGCATCAAAAATCTTACGGATGCCGAGGCACAGGAGCTGGTGGGCCGCGATCGCGACAGCCACCAGCGCGACCTTTTTGAGCATATAGAGAAGGGGGATTTCCCCCGCTGGACCATGTTTGTGCAGGTCATGCCTGAGGCGGACGCCGCCAAATTGCCCTACCATCCCTTTGACCTCACCAAGGTCTGGTACCACAAAGACTGCCCCATGCTGGAAGTGGGCGTGCTGGAGCTCAACCGCAATCCGGAAAACTACTTCGCCGAAGTGGAGCAGGCCGCCTTTAACCCCGCCAATGTGGTGCCGGGCATCGGCTTTTCGCCGGACAAAATGCTGCAGGGTCGCCTTTTCTCCTACGGCGATGCACAGCGCTACCGCCTGGGCGTGAACCATCATCTTATTCCGGTGAACCGGGCGCGTTGCCCTTTCCACAGTTATCACCGCGACGGACAAATGCGGGTGGACGGCAACTATGGCGGCCTGACCAACTACGAACCCAACAGCCACGGCGTGTGGCAGGAAAACCCGCAGGCGGCTGAGCCGCCCCTGAACATTGAGGGTGATGCCGACCACTGGCCCTTCCCCTGCGACGACGCAGATTATTTTGAACAGCCCGGCAAGCTCTTCAGGCTCATGACTCCGGAGCAGCAGGAGGCCCTGTTTGGCAATACGGCCCGCGCCATGGCGGGCGTGCCCAAGGATATTCAGCTGCGCCACATCCACCACTGTGCCAAGGCGGACCCGGCCTACGGCGCAGGCGTGGCCAAGGCTCTGGGCATTCCCGAAGCCGAGATCTGA
- a CDS encoding hydrogenase maturation nickel metallochaperone HypA, which translates to MYIICAEWQDCPDALYLPGALDYHAPMHEMSIAQSLLQMAVEEISHRGCSRLQVVSVACGALSGVVPESLQFCFEILVKDTPHEGARLEITVLPLRLRCSQCGKVFGGEGQDALWEPCPDCGEQFGHVVEQGKELYLDRIEAL; encoded by the coding sequence ATGTACATTATTTGCGCCGAATGGCAAGATTGTCCTGATGCCCTTTACCTGCCGGGGGCTTTGGACTACCATGCCCCCATGCATGAAATGTCCATTGCTCAAAGCCTGCTGCAGATGGCGGTTGAGGAAATTTCCCACCGGGGCTGCAGCCGTCTGCAAGTGGTCAGCGTCGCCTGCGGCGCTTTGTCGGGCGTGGTGCCCGAATCGCTGCAGTTTTGTTTTGAAATTCTGGTCAAGGATACGCCCCATGAGGGCGCGCGGCTGGAAATCACCGTGCTGCCGTTGCGCCTGCGCTGCAGCCAGTGCGGCAAAGTTTTTGGCGGGGAAGGGCAGGACGCCCTGTGGGAGCCGTGTCCGGACTGCGGCGAACAATTCGGACATGTGGTGGAGCAGGGCAAAGAGCTGTACCTGGACCGCATTGAGGCGCTCTGA
- a CDS encoding lipoate--protein ligase, with protein MRILYNPSVDPAFNLAAEDWLLHHTSTDIFMLWRNDTSVIVGRNQNTLAEINQTFVLERHIPVVRRLTGGGAVFHDLGNLNFTFISLNNLVSQLDFQRFAAPMVAALNALGVPCQFNGRNDMVVQDKKISGNAQHVHKDRVLHHGTLLFASNIEDISGALKPGAAKYSDKAVKSVRSRVGNIADFLPQPMGIEDFTAYLLRYMTGDSPAADTSLTGEETAAITALAAEKYRSWDWNFGYSPDYGFSQATRTPGGVLDVRMDVQGGRITGLRLFGDYFGVRDVGELEALIVGCQHDRAELAQRLSSVDLNAYLQGVDLETFLDCLF; from the coding sequence ATGCGCATTCTGTACAATCCTTCCGTAGACCCCGCTTTCAATCTGGCCGCCGAAGACTGGCTGCTGCACCATACCAGTACGGATATCTTTATGCTTTGGCGCAATGATACGTCCGTCATTGTGGGGCGCAACCAGAACACCCTGGCTGAAATCAACCAGACCTTCGTGCTGGAGCGGCACATCCCTGTGGTACGCCGTCTTACGGGCGGCGGGGCAGTATTTCACGACCTGGGCAACCTTAATTTTACGTTCATCAGTTTGAACAACCTGGTCAGTCAGTTGGATTTCCAGCGTTTCGCCGCGCCCATGGTGGCGGCGCTCAACGCCCTGGGCGTGCCCTGCCAGTTCAATGGCCGCAACGATATGGTCGTTCAGGACAAGAAAATTTCCGGCAACGCCCAGCACGTGCACAAGGACAGGGTGCTGCACCACGGCACGCTGCTGTTCGCCTCTAATATTGAGGATATCTCAGGCGCGCTCAAACCTGGCGCGGCCAAATACAGCGACAAGGCCGTGAAAAGCGTGCGCAGCCGGGTGGGCAATATTGCCGATTTTTTGCCGCAACCCATGGGCATTGAAGATTTTACCGCTTACCTGCTGCGCTATATGACCGGCGACAGTCCGGCGGCGGACACCAGCCTGACCGGGGAAGAAACAGCGGCCATCACGGCGCTGGCGGCGGAAAAATACCGCTCCTGGGACTGGAATTTCGGCTATTCGCCCGACTACGGCTTCAGTCAGGCCACCCGCACGCCCGGCGGCGTGCTGGACGTGCGCATGGACGTGCAGGGCGGCCGCATTACGGGCCTGCGCCTGTTTGGCGACTATTTCGGCGTGCGGGACGTGGGCGAGCTGGAGGCCCTGATTGTGGGTTGCCAGCACGACCGGGCCGAGCTGGCCCAGCGTCTGAGCTCCGTGGACCTCA